A single window of Pseudomonas benzenivorans DNA harbors:
- a CDS encoding LON peptidase substrate-binding domain-containing protein has translation MNLSLFPLNTVLFPGCLLDLQIFEARYLDMISRCMKQGEGFGVVCIVEGEEVGEAASQFAAIGCEALIRDFQQRPNGLLGIRVEGGRRFRVQRAQVLPDQLTLGEVDWLEDGPQRPLLAEHADLAALLSALAEHPLVEGLGMGGAVDDQSALANQLAYLLPLSAEQKLQLLSLDEPQARLQLLQVALDQLQGELGA, from the coding sequence ATGAACCTATCCCTGTTCCCCTTGAATACCGTGCTGTTTCCGGGCTGCCTGCTCGACTTGCAGATCTTCGAGGCGCGCTACCTGGACATGATCAGCCGCTGCATGAAACAGGGCGAAGGCTTCGGCGTGGTGTGCATCGTCGAGGGCGAGGAGGTCGGTGAAGCCGCCAGCCAGTTCGCCGCGATCGGTTGCGAGGCGCTGATCCGTGATTTCCAACAGCGGCCCAATGGCTTGCTGGGGATTCGCGTCGAGGGCGGCCGGCGCTTTCGCGTGCAGCGCGCCCAGGTGCTGCCGGACCAGCTGACGCTGGGCGAGGTGGACTGGCTGGAGGACGGCCCACAGCGCCCCCTGCTCGCCGAGCACGCCGACCTGGCGGCGCTGCTCAGCGCCCTGGCCGAGCACCCGCTGGTCGAGGGGCTCGGCATGGGCGGCGCGGTCGATGATCAGTCCGCCCTGGCCAATCAGTTGGCCTACCTGCTGCCGTTGTCCGCCGAGCAGAAACTGCAGCTGCTTTCCCTCGACGAGCCCCAGGCGCGCCTGCAGCTGTTGCAGGTGGCGCTCGACCAGCTGCAAGGCGAGCTGGGCGCCTGA
- a CDS encoding bifunctional DedA family/phosphatase PAP2 family protein codes for MSQWLDAVTGWLGAHPQWLGLAVFLIACVECLAIAGIIVPGTVLLFAVAVLAGGGALGLWQTLALAYCGGLLGDALSYAAGRYFHQDIRRLPGLRHHPQWLTGAEHYFRRYGVASLLVGRYIGPLRPMLPMVAGMFNMPVGRFAAVSLVAAAGWAVAYLLPGWATGAALRLPLPPGFWGQALLLAGGLALLLVVSAHSSLSGYKHSSLLAAGLSLLLLLGLIIGWPRLGQLDQGLLALLQEQRGASLDELMVLVTRLGDFATQLATGLLLCLLLLLARQWRPALLAGTALLATALANSALKNLFARHRPDVLLEPLGSFSFPSGHSSAAFALFLLLGILAGRGQPARLRLAWLLLAGLPALAIALSRVYLGVHWPSDIIAGALLAAGLCGLTLGLVEWRSPLPALPARVWWLILPACLALLGTVATWHLSEGLLLYRY; via the coding sequence ATGAGCCAGTGGCTCGATGCCGTGACCGGCTGGCTCGGGGCTCACCCGCAGTGGCTGGGGCTGGCGGTGTTCCTGATCGCCTGCGTCGAGTGCCTGGCCATCGCCGGGATCATCGTGCCGGGCACCGTGCTGCTGTTCGCCGTCGCCGTGCTGGCCGGCGGCGGCGCCCTGGGCCTGTGGCAGACCCTGGCCCTGGCCTACTGCGGCGGCCTGCTCGGCGATGCCCTGTCCTATGCCGCCGGGCGCTACTTCCACCAGGACATCCGCCGCCTGCCCGGGCTGCGCCACCACCCGCAATGGCTGACCGGGGCGGAGCACTACTTTCGGCGCTACGGCGTCGCCAGCCTGCTGGTCGGCCGCTATATCGGCCCGCTGCGACCGATGCTGCCAATGGTGGCCGGCATGTTCAACATGCCGGTCGGACGCTTCGCCGCGGTCAGCCTGGTCGCCGCGGCAGGCTGGGCAGTGGCCTACCTGCTGCCGGGCTGGGCCACCGGCGCGGCCTTGCGCCTGCCGCTGCCGCCCGGGTTCTGGGGGCAGGCCCTGCTGCTCGCCGGCGGCCTGGCGCTGTTGCTGGTGGTCAGCGCGCACAGCAGCCTGAGCGGCTATAAGCACAGCAGCCTGCTGGCGGCGGGACTGAGCCTGCTGTTGCTGCTCGGCCTGATCATCGGCTGGCCGCGCCTGGGCCAGCTCGACCAGGGCCTGCTGGCCCTGCTCCAGGAACAGCGCGGCGCCAGCCTGGACGAGCTGATGGTGCTGGTCACCCGCCTCGGCGACTTCGCCACCCAACTGGCCACCGGCCTGCTGCTCTGCCTGCTGCTGCTGCTCGCCCGACAATGGCGCCCGGCTCTGCTCGCCGGCACCGCCCTGCTCGCCACGGCGCTGGCCAACAGCGCACTGAAGAACCTGTTCGCCCGCCATCGCCCGGACGTGCTGCTGGAGCCCCTGGGCAGCTTCAGCTTTCCCAGCGGGCACAGCTCGGCGGCATTCGCACTGTTCCTGCTACTGGGCATTCTCGCCGGCCGTGGCCAGCCGGCACGCCTGCGCCTGGCCTGGCTGCTGCTGGCCGGCCTGCCGGCGCTGGCGATTGCCCTCTCGCGGGTCTATCTGGGGGTTCATTGGCCGAGCGACATCATCGCCGGCGCGCTGCTGGCCGCGGGCCTCTGCGGCCTGACGCTGGGTCTGGTGGAGTGGCGCTCACCGCTGCCGGCGCTGCCGGCGCGGGTCTGGTGGCTGATCCTGCCGGCCTGCCTGGCGCTGCTCGGCACCGTCGCCACCTGGCACCTGTCGGAAGGCCTGTTGCTGTACCGCTACTGA
- a CDS encoding DNA-3-methyladenine glycosylase, with protein sequence MPDNAALSLPWPDAQPLRDAFFDRDAQTLARELLGKVIRHRVDGLWLSAQIIETEAYYCAEKGSHASLGYTEKRRALFADGGHIYMYYARGGDSLNFSAQGPGNAVLIKSARPWLDHHSGAASLARMQTNNPDAQGRPRPPERLCAGQTLLCRALGLKVPDWDAQRFDPLRLFVEDVGERPAQIIQSTRLGIPAGRDEHLPYRFVDAAFARFCTRNPLRRGQLEGRDYWRLASPEAAP encoded by the coding sequence ATGCCCGACAACGCTGCCCTCTCGCTGCCCTGGCCCGACGCCCAGCCGTTGCGCGACGCCTTCTTCGACCGTGATGCCCAGACCCTGGCCCGCGAACTGCTCGGCAAGGTGATCCGCCACCGGGTCGACGGGCTCTGGCTGAGCGCGCAAATCATCGAGACCGAGGCGTACTACTGCGCGGAGAAAGGCAGCCACGCCTCCCTGGGCTACACCGAGAAGCGCCGTGCGCTGTTTGCCGACGGCGGGCACATCTACATGTATTACGCGCGCGGCGGCGACTCGCTGAACTTCAGCGCCCAGGGGCCGGGCAATGCGGTGCTGATCAAGTCGGCCCGGCCCTGGCTCGACCACCACTCGGGCGCCGCCAGCCTGGCGCGGATGCAGACCAACAACCCGGACGCCCAGGGCCGGCCAAGGCCGCCGGAGCGCCTTTGCGCCGGCCAGACCCTGCTGTGCCGTGCGCTTGGTCTGAAGGTGCCGGACTGGGATGCCCAGCGCTTCGACCCGTTGCGCCTGTTCGTCGAGGATGTCGGCGAGCGTCCCGCGCAGATCATCCAGTCCACGCGCCTGGGCATTCCTGCCGGACGCGACGAGCACCTGCCCTACCGTTTCGTCGATGCCGCCTTCGCCCGCTTCTGCACCCGCAATCCGCTGCGCCGGGGCCAGCTCGAAGGCCGCGACTACTGGCGGCTCGCCAGCCCGGAGGCCGCGCCATGA
- a CDS encoding glutamate-5-semialdehyde dehydrogenase, which translates to MTESVLDYMTRLGRAAREASRVVARASTAQKNRALIATAEALDAARGELAEANGQDLAAGRANGLDAALLDRLALTPARIDGMIEGLRQIAGLADPVGAIRDMSYRPSGIQVGKMRVPLGVIGIIYESRPNVTIDAASLCLKSGNATILRGGSEAIHSNRAIAACIQRGLAAAGLPAAVVQVVETTDRAAVGELIAMPEFVDVIVPRGGKGLIERISRDARVPVIKHLDGICHVYVDALADIGKAQQVAFNAKTYRYGICGAMETLLVDQAVAAAFLPGMAQMFAEKGVELRGCERTRALIEAKPATEEDWNTEYLAAILSIRVVDGLEQAIEHINRYGSHHTDSIVTEHQGHARRFLAEVDSSSVMLNTPTCFADGFEYGLGAEIGISTDKLHARGPVGLEGLTCEKYVVIGDGQLRGQNA; encoded by the coding sequence ATGACAGAGTCCGTGCTCGACTATATGACCCGTCTGGGCCGCGCGGCCCGCGAAGCCTCGCGGGTAGTCGCCCGTGCCAGTACCGCCCAGAAGAATCGCGCCCTGATCGCGACCGCCGAGGCCCTCGACGCCGCTCGTGGCGAGCTGGCCGAAGCCAACGGCCAGGACCTCGCCGCCGGCCGCGCCAATGGCCTGGACGCCGCGTTGCTGGACCGCCTGGCTCTGACCCCGGCACGGATCGACGGCATGATCGAGGGCCTGCGCCAGATCGCCGGTCTGGCCGATCCGGTCGGCGCCATTCGCGATATGAGCTACCGTCCGTCGGGTATCCAGGTCGGCAAGATGCGCGTGCCCCTGGGGGTGATCGGCATCATCTACGAGTCGCGGCCCAATGTGACCATCGACGCCGCCAGCCTGTGCCTGAAGTCCGGCAACGCCACGATCCTGCGCGGCGGCTCCGAGGCCATTCACTCCAACCGCGCCATCGCCGCCTGCATCCAGCGCGGCCTGGCGGCGGCCGGGCTGCCGGCCGCCGTGGTGCAGGTGGTGGAAACCACCGATCGCGCGGCGGTGGGTGAGCTGATCGCCATGCCCGAGTTCGTCGACGTGATCGTGCCGCGTGGCGGCAAGGGGCTGATCGAGCGCATCAGCCGCGACGCGCGAGTGCCGGTGATCAAGCACCTGGACGGCATCTGCCATGTCTATGTCGATGCCCTGGCCGATATCGGCAAGGCGCAGCAGGTCGCGTTCAACGCCAAGACCTACCGCTACGGCATCTGCGGCGCCATGGAGACCCTGCTGGTCGACCAGGCCGTCGCGGCTGCCTTCCTGCCGGGCATGGCGCAGATGTTCGCCGAGAAGGGCGTCGAGTTACGAGGCTGCGAACGCACACGTGCGCTGATCGAGGCCAAGCCGGCCACGGAAGAAGACTGGAACACCGAATACCTGGCGGCGATCCTGTCGATTCGCGTGGTCGACGGCCTCGAGCAGGCCATCGAGCACATCAATCGCTACGGCTCGCACCACACCGACAGCATCGTCACCGAGCATCAGGGACATGCCCGGCGTTTCCTCGCCGAAGTCGACTCCAGTTCGGTGATGCTCAACACGCCGACTTGCTTCGCCGACGGCTTCGAGTACGGCCTGGGCGCGGAAATCGGCATCTCCACCGACAAGCTGCACGCCCGCGGCCCGGTCGGCCTGGAAGGCCTGACCTGCGAGAAATATGTGGTGATCGGCGACGGTCAACTGCGCGGGCAGAATGCCTAA
- the nadD gene encoding nicotinate-nucleotide adenylyltransferase, protein MPKRSDPRRIGIFGGTFDPVHIGHLRSALEVAEFMALDELRLVPSARPPHRGAPQVSAQDRLAMVQLAVADLSPLCVDDRELGRDKPSYSIDTLESLRAELAVDDQLFLVLGWDAFCGLPSWHRWEALLDHCHILVLQRPDADSEPSEALRNLIAARSISDPLTLNGPGGQISFVWQAPLAVSATQIRGLLASGKSVRYLVPDAVLTYIHAHGLYRAVN, encoded by the coding sequence ATGCCTAAGCGTAGCGACCCCCGGCGCATTGGGATCTTCGGCGGCACCTTCGATCCGGTGCATATCGGCCACCTGCGCAGCGCCCTGGAGGTGGCCGAGTTCATGGCCCTCGACGAGCTGCGCCTGGTGCCCAGCGCACGGCCGCCGCACCGCGGCGCGCCGCAGGTGTCGGCCCAGGATCGTCTGGCCATGGTGCAGCTGGCCGTGGCGGACCTGTCGCCGCTGTGCGTCGATGACCGGGAGCTCGGGCGCGACAAGCCGTCCTACAGCATCGATACCCTGGAGTCGCTGCGCGCCGAGTTGGCCGTCGACGATCAGCTGTTTCTGGTGCTGGGCTGGGATGCCTTCTGCGGCCTGCCGAGCTGGCATCGCTGGGAGGCGTTGCTGGACCACTGCCACATCCTGGTGCTGCAACGCCCGGATGCCGACAGTGAACCGTCGGAGGCGCTGCGCAACCTGATCGCGGCGCGCAGCATCAGCGACCCGCTGACCCTGAACGGGCCGGGCGGGCAGATTTCCTTTGTCTGGCAGGCGCCCCTGGCGGTGTCGGCCACGCAGATCCGCGGGCTGCTGGCGAGCGGCAAGTCGGTGCGTTATCTGGTGCCCGACGCGGTACTGACCTATATCCACGCGCACGGGCTGTACCGTGCGGTGAACTGA
- the rsfS gene encoding ribosome silencing factor, with amino-acid sequence MRSEDLVKLAIAALEEIKAQDITTIDVREKTSITDYMVIASGTSSRHVKSLVDNVLEKVKEQGVRPIGSEGLDSGEWALLDLGDIVVHVMLPTARQFYDLERLWQGAEQSRAQHGVDHE; translated from the coding sequence ATGCGCAGCGAAGACCTGGTCAAACTGGCGATCGCCGCCCTGGAAGAGATCAAGGCCCAGGACATCACCACCATCGATGTGCGGGAGAAGACCAGCATCACCGACTACATGGTGATCGCCAGCGGCACCTCCAGCCGTCACGTCAAGTCGCTGGTCGACAACGTGCTGGAAAAGGTCAAGGAACAGGGCGTGCGCCCGATCGGCAGCGAAGGTCTGGACAGCGGGGAGTGGGCCCTGCTCGACCTCGGCGACATCGTCGTGCACGTGATGCTGCCGACCGCGCGCCAGTTCTATGACCTCGAGCGTCTGTGGCAGGGCGCCGAGCAGAGCCGCGCGCAGCATGGCGTGGATCACGAGTAA
- the rlmH gene encoding 23S rRNA (pseudouridine(1915)-N(3))-methyltransferase RlmH, with protein MRIKLIAVGSRMPRWVEEGWQEYAKRMPAELALELVEIPLTTRGKNADVARMIRQEGEAMLAKVQPGERIVTLEVEGRPWSTEQLAVELDKWRLDARTVNLMVGGPEGLAPEVQARSEQRWSLSPLTLPHPLVRILIGEQIYRAWTVLSGHPYHK; from the coding sequence GTGCGCATCAAACTGATCGCCGTCGGCTCGCGCATGCCGCGCTGGGTGGAGGAGGGCTGGCAGGAATACGCCAAGCGCATGCCCGCCGAGCTGGCCCTGGAACTGGTGGAGATTCCCCTGACCACCCGGGGCAAGAATGCCGACGTGGCGCGGATGATCCGGCAGGAGGGCGAAGCCATGCTGGCCAAGGTGCAGCCCGGGGAACGCATCGTCACCCTGGAGGTCGAAGGGCGGCCGTGGAGCACCGAGCAACTGGCCGTCGAGCTGGACAAGTGGCGCCTGGATGCGCGCACCGTCAACCTTATGGTCGGCGGGCCGGAAGGCCTGGCGCCGGAGGTGCAGGCGCGCAGCGAGCAACGTTGGTCGCTGTCGCCACTGACCCTGCCACACCCGCTGGTGCGCATCCTCATCGGCGAACAGATCTACCGCGCCTGGACCGTGTTGTCCGGTCACCCTTACCACAAGTAA
- the mrdA gene encoding penicillin-binding protein 2, with protein sequence MPQPIRLKDHEKDARLIRARAFVGALLVVLLTAVLVARLYYLQVVQYEYHSTLSENNRVHVQPIPPNRGLIFDRNGAIIADNRPSFSLTLTRERAGDWEQVLDVIVEVLGLSEDERALFEKRVRQGRRPFEPVPVLFELSEEQIARVAINQFRLPGVEVVARLVRHYPLGEHFAHSVGYVGRINEKELKELDPVAYSGTHHIGKTGIERFYEDQLHGEVGYEEVETNARGRVLRVLKRTDPLPGTDIVLTLDAQLQKAAEEALGGRRGAVVAIQPATGEVLAMVSQPSFDPNPFVTGISFKAYADLRDSIDRPLYNRVLRGLYPPGSTIKPMMAVAGLDAGVVTPTSRVFDPGFYQLPGHTHKYRNWNRSGDGWVSMEMAIARSNDTYFYDLAHKMGIDRMHDYMTRFGLGQRVSLDMFEETAGLMPSRDWKRARYRQPWYPGETLILGIGQGYMQTTPLQLAQAVTLMANRGKWIRPHLAKSIEGRQPVDSEPMPDIVLRDPKAWDHANFGMVQVMHGARGTAKKVGDSAVYRIAGKSGTAQVVAIKQGEKYDRSKVQERHRDHALFVAFAPVENPQIAVAVMVENGESGSGVAAPVVKQVMDAWLLDENGQLKAEYAPPLSAEVSER encoded by the coding sequence ATGCCCCAGCCGATCCGCCTCAAGGACCACGAAAAAGACGCGCGCCTGATCCGTGCGCGTGCGTTCGTCGGTGCTCTGTTGGTGGTGCTGCTCACCGCGGTTCTGGTTGCCCGTCTCTACTACCTGCAGGTGGTGCAGTACGAGTACCACTCGACCCTGTCGGAAAACAACCGGGTGCACGTGCAGCCGATCCCGCCCAACCGCGGGCTGATCTTCGACCGCAACGGGGCGATCATCGCCGACAACCGGCCCAGCTTCAGCCTGACCCTGACCCGCGAGCGGGCCGGCGACTGGGAGCAGGTGCTGGATGTGATCGTCGAGGTGCTGGGGCTGAGCGAGGACGAGCGCGCGCTGTTCGAGAAACGCGTGCGCCAGGGGCGCCGACCGTTCGAGCCGGTGCCGGTGCTGTTCGAGCTGTCCGAGGAGCAGATCGCCCGCGTCGCCATCAACCAGTTCCGCCTGCCCGGCGTCGAAGTGGTCGCCCGTCTGGTGCGCCACTATCCGCTGGGCGAGCACTTCGCCCATTCGGTGGGCTATGTCGGTCGGATCAACGAGAAGGAACTGAAGGAGCTCGACCCGGTGGCGTACAGCGGTACCCACCATATCGGCAAGACCGGCATCGAGCGCTTCTATGAAGACCAGCTGCACGGCGAGGTGGGCTACGAGGAAGTCGAGACCAATGCCCGCGGTCGCGTGTTGCGGGTGCTCAAGCGCACCGACCCGTTGCCGGGCACCGATATCGTGCTGACCCTCGATGCCCAGCTGCAGAAGGCCGCAGAGGAGGCCCTGGGCGGCCGCCGTGGCGCCGTCGTGGCGATCCAGCCGGCCACCGGTGAGGTGCTGGCCATGGTCAGTCAGCCGAGCTTCGACCCCAATCCGTTCGTCACGGGCATCAGCTTCAAGGCCTATGCCGACCTGCGCGACTCGATCGACCGTCCCCTGTACAACCGGGTGCTGCGCGGCCTCTATCCGCCGGGCTCGACCATCAAGCCGATGATGGCGGTGGCCGGCCTCGACGCCGGGGTGGTGACGCCCACGTCGCGGGTGTTCGACCCGGGCTTCTACCAGTTGCCCGGCCATACCCACAAGTATCGCAACTGGAACCGCAGCGGCGATGGCTGGGTGAGCATGGAAATGGCCATCGCCCGTTCCAACGACACCTACTTCTACGACCTGGCCCACAAGATGGGCATCGATCGCATGCACGACTACATGACCCGCTTCGGCCTGGGGCAGCGGGTGTCGCTGGACATGTTCGAGGAGACCGCCGGTCTGATGCCCTCGCGCGACTGGAAGCGCGCGCGCTATCGCCAGCCCTGGTACCCGGGCGAGACCCTGATTCTCGGTATCGGCCAGGGCTACATGCAGACCACGCCACTGCAGCTGGCCCAGGCCGTGACCCTGATGGCCAACCGTGGCAAATGGATTCGTCCGCACCTGGCCAAGAGCATCGAGGGGCGCCAGCCGGTCGACAGCGAACCCATGCCGGATATCGTCCTGCGTGACCCCAAGGCCTGGGATCATGCCAACTTCGGCATGGTGCAGGTGATGCACGGCGCCCGCGGCACCGCCAAGAAGGTCGGCGACAGCGCGGTCTATCGCATCGCCGGCAAGAGCGGCACGGCCCAGGTGGTGGCGATCAAGCAAGGCGAGAAATACGACCGCAGCAAGGTGCAGGAACGGCACCGTGACCACGCCCTGTTCGTTGCCTTTGCCCCGGTGGAGAACCCGCAGATCGCCGTGGCGGTGATGGTGGAGAACGGCGAGTCCGGCTCCGGGGTGGCGGCGCCGGTGGTCAAGCAGGTGATGGATGCCTGGCTGCTGGATGAAAACGGCCAGTTGAAGGCCGAATATGCGCCGCCCCTGAGCGCCGAGGTCAGTGAACGATGA
- the rodA gene encoding rod shape-determining protein RodA has product MRRRASLLQRLHIDGLLLLLLLTLAAGSLFILYSASGKNVDLLIKQATSFGIGLVGMFIIAQFEPRFMARWVPLAYVGGVGLLVVVDVMGHNAMGATRWINIPGVIRFQPSEFMKIIMPATIAWYLSSRSLPPSLKHIVISLSLIVVPFVLILLQPDLGTSLLVITSGAFVLFMAGLQWRWIIGAAAAVVPIAVGMWYFVLREYQKQRVLTFLNPESDPLGSGWNIIQSKAAIGSGGVLGKGWLLGTQSHLDFLPESHTDFIIAVLAEEFGLVGVCLLLLLYVLLIARGLVITVQAQTLFGKLLAGALTMTFFVYVFVNIGMVSGLLPVVGVPLPFISYGGTSLITLLSGFGILMSIHTHRKWIAQV; this is encoded by the coding sequence CTGCGTCGCCGCGCCAGCCTGCTGCAGCGCCTGCACATCGACGGCCTGCTGTTGTTGCTGCTGCTGACCCTGGCGGCCGGCAGCCTGTTCATTCTCTATTCGGCCAGCGGCAAGAACGTCGATCTGCTGATCAAGCAGGCCACTTCCTTCGGCATCGGCCTGGTCGGCATGTTCATCATCGCCCAGTTCGAGCCGCGCTTCATGGCGCGCTGGGTGCCGCTGGCCTACGTCGGCGGCGTCGGCCTGCTGGTGGTGGTCGACGTCATGGGCCACAACGCCATGGGCGCGACCCGCTGGATCAATATCCCCGGGGTGATCCGCTTCCAGCCTTCGGAGTTCATGAAGATCATCATGCCGGCGACCATCGCCTGGTACCTGTCGAGCCGCAGCCTGCCGCCGAGCCTGAAGCACATCGTCATCAGCCTGTCGCTGATCGTCGTGCCCTTCGTGCTGATCCTCTTGCAGCCGGACCTGGGCACCTCGCTGCTGGTGATCACCTCGGGCGCCTTCGTGCTGTTCATGGCCGGTCTGCAATGGCGCTGGATCATCGGCGCGGCGGCGGCTGTGGTGCCGATCGCGGTGGGCATGTGGTACTTCGTTTTGCGCGAGTACCAGAAGCAGCGGGTGCTAACCTTCCTCAATCCGGAGAGTGATCCGCTGGGCAGCGGCTGGAACATCATCCAGTCGAAGGCGGCGATCGGTTCCGGTGGCGTGTTGGGCAAGGGCTGGCTGCTCGGCACCCAGTCCCATCTGGACTTTTTGCCGGAAAGCCACACGGACTTTATCATCGCCGTGCTGGCCGAGGAGTTCGGCCTGGTCGGGGTGTGCCTGCTGCTGCTGCTCTACGTGCTGTTAATCGCCCGCGGCCTGGTGATTACCGTGCAAGCGCAGACGCTGTTCGGTAAGCTTTTGGCCGGGGCGTTGACCATGACGTTCTTCGTCTACGTATTCGTCAATATCGGCATGGTCAGCGGGCTGTTGCCGGTGGTGGGGGTGCCACTGCCGTTTATCAGCTACGGCGGTACTTCGCTGATCACGCTGCTCTCTGGATTTGGAATTTTGATGTCGATCCACACCCATCGTAAGTGGATCGCTCAGGTTTGA
- the mltB gene encoding lytic murein transglycosylase B, with the protein MHTLRGWAARHAPWLGLAGLFGLAQPALAGDYEDSPQVAEFVAEMTRDYGFAGEKLEQLFAQVERKQSIIDAISRPAEKVKPWSAYRPIFITEARVARGVEFWKQHQATLDRAEQEYGVPPQVIVAIIGVETFYGGNTGGYRVADALFTLAFDYPPRAPFFRKELREFLMLAREEQVDPLSVTGSYAGAMGLPQFMPSSFRAYAVDFDGDGKVNIWSNPVDAIGSVASYFKRHGWQPGETVASRASVTGESVEQGLSPGLDPVHNVGELRRFGWSSAETLSDELPVTAFRLDGAEGAEHWLGLPNFFVITRYNRSVMYAMAVNQLAELLVDAQGEQ; encoded by the coding sequence ATGCACACACTGCGCGGCTGGGCTGCACGACACGCACCCTGGCTAGGATTGGCCGGGCTGTTCGGACTCGCTCAGCCGGCGCTTGCCGGCGACTACGAAGACTCGCCGCAGGTGGCCGAGTTCGTCGCCGAGATGACCCGCGACTACGGCTTCGCCGGCGAGAAGCTCGAGCAGCTGTTCGCCCAGGTGGAGCGCAAGCAGTCGATTATCGACGCCATCTCCCGTCCCGCGGAGAAGGTCAAGCCTTGGAGCGCCTACCGGCCGATCTTCATCACCGAGGCCCGCGTGGCCCGGGGTGTCGAGTTCTGGAAGCAGCACCAGGCGACCTTGGACCGCGCCGAGCAGGAGTACGGCGTGCCGCCCCAGGTGATAGTGGCGATCATCGGCGTGGAAACCTTCTACGGTGGCAATACCGGTGGTTACCGGGTGGCCGATGCGCTGTTCACCCTGGCCTTCGACTACCCGCCCCGGGCGCCCTTCTTCCGCAAGGAGCTGCGCGAATTCCTCATGCTGGCGCGCGAGGAGCAGGTCGACCCGCTCAGTGTCACCGGCTCCTATGCCGGCGCCATGGGCCTGCCGCAGTTCATGCCGAGCAGCTTCCGCGCCTACGCGGTGGACTTCGACGGCGACGGCAAGGTGAATATCTGGAGCAACCCGGTGGACGCCATCGGCAGCGTGGCCAGCTACTTCAAACGCCACGGCTGGCAGCCTGGAGAAACGGTGGCGAGCCGCGCCAGCGTCACGGGCGAGTCGGTCGAGCAAGGCCTGAGTCCGGGGCTCGACCCGGTGCACAATGTCGGCGAACTGCGCCGCTTCGGCTGGTCCAGCGCCGAGACCCTGAGCGACGAACTGCCGGTCACCGCGTTCCGCCTCGACGGCGCCGAAGGGGCCGAGCACTGGCTGGGCCTGCCGAACTTCTTCGTCATCACGCGCTACAACCGCAGCGTCATGTATGCCATGGCGGTCAATCAGCTGGCTGAGTTGCTGGTCGACGCCCAGGGGGAGCAATGA
- a CDS encoding septal ring lytic transglycosylase RlpA family protein, protein MMRTRPIKLAAWGALALLLASCTSTRAPQPVAPLKPGAAISGPGDYNRPHKDGAPWWDIDVSRIQDAVPMPHYGPVKASPYTVFGKQYYPISDARRYTAVGTASWYGTKFHGQATANGEAYDLYGMTAAHKTLPLPSYVRVTNLDNQRSVILRVNDRGPFYSDRIIDLSFAAAKKLGYAESGTARVKVEGIDPHEWWAQQGRPVPLVLAAPKQAAAPKVMPQPVAEPLEQYSPPLQQHAAAVLPVQIDAKKNASVGASGLYLQVGAFANPDAAELLKAKLSDTVAAPVFISSVVRNQQILHRVRLGPIASRGEAEQLQDSVRLANLGQPTLVKAD, encoded by the coding sequence ATGATGCGCACACGGCCCATCAAGCTTGCCGCCTGGGGCGCCCTGGCGCTGTTGCTGGCGAGCTGTACGAGCACCCGCGCGCCGCAGCCGGTGGCACCGCTCAAGCCCGGCGCAGCGATTTCCGGGCCCGGCGACTACAACCGCCCGCACAAGGACGGCGCCCCCTGGTGGGACATCGACGTCTCGCGCATCCAGGACGCCGTGCCGATGCCTCACTACGGTCCGGTCAAGGCCAGTCCCTACACGGTATTCGGCAAGCAGTACTACCCGATCAGCGACGCCCGTCGCTACACCGCCGTGGGCACGGCCTCCTGGTACGGCACCAAGTTCCATGGCCAGGCCACCGCCAACGGCGAGGCCTACGACCTGTACGGCATGACCGCGGCGCACAAGACCCTGCCGCTGCCCAGCTACGTGCGGGTCACCAACCTGGATAACCAGCGCAGCGTGATCCTGCGGGTCAACGACCGCGGGCCGTTCTATTCCGACCGCATCATCGACCTGTCCTTCGCGGCGGCGAAGAAGCTCGGCTATGCCGAGAGCGGTACGGCGCGGGTCAAGGTCGAGGGGATCGACCCCCATGAGTGGTGGGCGCAACAGGGCCGACCGGTGCCGCTGGTGCTCGCCGCGCCAAAGCAGGCGGCCGCGCCCAAGGTGATGCCGCAGCCGGTGGCCGAGCCGCTGGAGCAGTATTCGCCACCGCTGCAGCAGCACGCCGCCGCCGTCCTGCCGGTGCAGATCGACGCAAAAAAAAACGCTTCAGTCGGAGCCTCTGGCCTGTATCTCCAGGTGGGAGCCTTCGCCAATCCGGACGCTGCGGAGCTGCTCAAGGCCAAGCTGAGCGATACCGTGGCTGCCCCGGTGTTCATCAGCTCAGTGGTGCGCAACCAGCAGATCCTGCATCGGGTGCGCCTGGGGCCGATCGCCAGCCGGGGCGAGGCTGAGCAGCTGCAGGACAGCGTGCGCCTGGCCAACCTGGGCCAGCCGACGCTGGTCAAGGCGGATTGA